A stretch of Terriglobales bacterium DNA encodes these proteins:
- the rpsG gene encoding 30S ribosomal protein S7 yields MPRKGHIAKKEVAPDPVYDSPLANKFISCMMWDGKKSTAQAIFYGAMKELEKKGGDEALKLFKKAVENAKPLLEVKTRRVGGANYQVPVEVNPDRRTSLAIRWLISYSRARTEKGMQDKLANELLDAANNRGSAIKKKEDVHRMAEANKAFAHYRW; encoded by the coding sequence ATGCCTCGAAAAGGTCACATCGCGAAGAAGGAAGTCGCTCCTGACCCGGTCTACGACTCGCCGCTGGCGAACAAGTTCATCAGCTGCATGATGTGGGACGGCAAGAAGAGCACCGCGCAGGCCATCTTCTACGGCGCCATGAAGGAGCTGGAGAAGAAGGGCGGCGACGAAGCGCTGAAGCTGTTCAAGAAGGCGGTCGAGAACGCCAAGCCGCTGCTTGAGGTCAAGACGCGGCGCGTGGGCGGCGCCAACTACCAGGTGCCCGTCGAGGTCAATCCCGACCGGCGCACCTCGCTGGCCATCCGCTGGCTCATCAGCTACAGCCGCGCGCGGACCGAGAAGGGCATGCAGGACAAGCTCGCCAACGAGCTGCTCGACGCGGCCAACAACCGCGGCTCGGCGATCAAGAAGAAGGAAGACGTACACAGAATGGCGGAAGCGAACAAAGCGTTCGCGCATTACCGCTGGTAA
- the rpsL gene encoding 30S ribosomal protein S12, giving the protein MPTFNQLVRLGRTRPKYKTASPALQQSPQKRGVCTRVYTQTPKKPNSALRKVARVRLTNGIEVTTYIPGVGHNLQEHSIVLIRGGRVKDLPGVRYHVVRGTLDAVGVAGRKQSRSKYGAKRQK; this is encoded by the coding sequence ATGCCGACATTTAACCAACTCGTTCGCCTGGGCCGCACCCGGCCGAAGTACAAGACGGCCTCGCCGGCCCTGCAGCAGAGCCCGCAGAAGCGCGGCGTTTGCACCCGCGTTTACACGCAGACGCCCAAGAAGCCGAACTCGGCGCTGCGCAAAGTTGCCCGCGTGCGCCTGACCAACGGGATCGAGGTCACCACCTACATCCCGGGCGTCGGCCACAACCTGCAGGAGCACTCGATCGTGCTCATCCGCGGCGGCCGCGTAAAGGACCTGCCCGGCGTTCGCTACCACGTGGTGCGCGGCACGCTCGACGCGGTCGGCGTCGCCGGCCGCAAGCAGTCGCGCTCGAAATACGGCGCCAAGCGCCAGAAATGA
- a CDS encoding M14 family metallopeptidase: protein MSFASRRPARVTSLLLIASLFVPAAAAQNVPPPPSQFLKFEVGADRQLADYKQIVSYFKALAAASKRVEIENLGPTTLGNDLIIAVISSEENLKNKKRYQEIARQLADPRGKSKEQIEALVHEGKAIVLVTCNIHATEIGASQMAMEWAYALATAQDAATKSRLDNVILLLMPSINPDGQIMVTDWYRKYVGTRFEGGPMPYLYHHYVGHDNNRDWYMLTQKETKAINHAVYHEWYPSIWLDEHQMGETGPRIFVPPYAEPYSPSINPLIFRGVNLIGTTMAFRLEEQHKSGVIHSFDFDAYWPGGTRNTGWWKNIFGLLTETASARIATPVNIPATELAGGPKGLVEYGPQVSFPNPWPGGRWRLRDVMDYERVISDALLERAAANREDYLRGVASMAQDAIAAAASPSDHFEISAASPDPVVAAKLAHLMSDHGVEVFVDERGDYVIPAGQPYGKFVSEMLGVQRYPKTKLVPGSNFIPPYDMTAWSLPLLMGVPVARNSAPVSKMRPLTEKDWPQGEAVGKGAFKLLKPEANEAAIVLNELAAKPNTNISIARETFKIGPQSFAAGTAIVQGGEDVAELAIKHHLDIFATPEAPKVPTAKLRAVRTAIYQPTVPGGNIDEGWTRWVLEQYGFAPKPIDSKTVRAGNLNAAFDAIVFPSLSRDMMFNGPRPPQPGAARPAAAADSEGGPRYRPDLPPDFQDGLGREGVAALKDFVAKGGTIITLAAAGDLIIDDFNLPVRNSLARVRSEEFLAPGSLLNIELDPSHPVAYGMPHTAAAFVDSGIAYQTSLPMADTERSVVAWYPKDAEDILASGWIRGAERLERKAAVVAFQQGKGKVVMIGFRAQHRGQTEGTFKLLFNAIRWAGLAE from the coding sequence ATGTCCTTCGCGTCCCGCCGCCCGGCGCGCGTCACCAGCCTCCTGCTGATTGCCTCGCTGTTTGTTCCTGCAGCAGCGGCGCAGAACGTTCCGCCGCCGCCCTCGCAGTTCCTCAAGTTCGAAGTCGGCGCCGACCGCCAGCTGGCCGACTACAAGCAGATCGTCAGCTACTTCAAGGCGCTGGCCGCGGCGTCGAAGCGCGTGGAAATCGAGAACCTAGGCCCGACCACGCTCGGCAACGACCTGATCATCGCCGTGATCTCGTCGGAAGAGAACCTGAAGAACAAGAAGCGCTACCAGGAAATCGCCCGCCAGCTCGCCGACCCGCGCGGCAAGTCCAAAGAGCAGATCGAAGCGCTGGTGCACGAAGGCAAGGCCATCGTGCTGGTCACGTGCAACATCCACGCCACCGAAATCGGCGCCAGCCAGATGGCCATGGAGTGGGCCTACGCGCTCGCCACCGCACAGGACGCCGCCACGAAGTCGCGCCTCGACAACGTCATCCTGCTGCTCATGCCGTCGATCAATCCCGACGGGCAGATCATGGTCACCGACTGGTACCGCAAGTACGTGGGCACGCGCTTCGAGGGCGGACCCATGCCGTACCTCTACCACCACTACGTTGGGCACGACAACAATCGCGACTGGTACATGCTCACGCAGAAAGAGACCAAGGCGATCAACCACGCCGTGTACCACGAGTGGTATCCGAGCATCTGGCTCGATGAGCACCAGATGGGCGAGACCGGCCCGCGCATCTTCGTCCCGCCTTACGCCGAGCCGTATTCGCCCTCGATCAACCCGCTCATCTTCCGCGGCGTGAACCTGATTGGCACCACCATGGCTTTTCGCCTCGAAGAGCAGCACAAGTCCGGCGTGATCCACAGCTTCGATTTCGACGCCTATTGGCCCGGCGGCACCCGCAACACCGGCTGGTGGAAGAACATTTTCGGCCTGCTGACCGAGACCGCCTCCGCTCGCATCGCCACGCCCGTCAACATCCCCGCCACCGAGCTCGCCGGCGGCCCCAAAGGCCTGGTGGAGTACGGCCCGCAGGTCAGCTTCCCCAATCCCTGGCCTGGCGGACGCTGGCGCCTGCGCGACGTGATGGACTATGAGCGGGTGATCAGTGACGCGCTGCTGGAGCGCGCCGCCGCGAACCGCGAAGACTACCTGCGCGGCGTGGCCAGCATGGCGCAGGATGCGATCGCGGCGGCTGCATCTCCGTCCGATCATTTTGAAATATCAGCGGCTTCACCGGATCCGGTTGTCGCCGCCAAACTGGCGCACTTGATGAGCGACCACGGCGTGGAGGTGTTCGTAGACGAGCGGGGAGATTACGTCATTCCGGCAGGGCAGCCCTACGGCAAGTTTGTGAGTGAGATGCTGGGCGTCCAGCGATACCCAAAAACCAAGCTCGTGCCCGGGTCAAACTTCATTCCGCCGTACGACATGACGGCCTGGTCGCTGCCGCTGTTGATGGGTGTGCCCGTCGCCCGGAACAGCGCGCCCGTTTCGAAGATGCGCCCGCTCACAGAGAAGGACTGGCCGCAGGGCGAAGCTGTGGGCAAGGGCGCATTCAAGCTGCTCAAACCCGAAGCGAACGAGGCCGCGATCGTGCTGAATGAGCTCGCCGCCAAGCCGAATACGAACATCAGCATTGCGCGAGAAACGTTCAAGATTGGCCCTCAGTCATTCGCCGCCGGAACCGCGATCGTCCAGGGCGGCGAAGACGTTGCCGAGCTGGCCATAAAACACCACCTCGACATCTTCGCCACGCCAGAAGCCCCCAAGGTCCCCACCGCCAAGCTCCGCGCCGTCCGCACCGCCATCTATCAGCCCACCGTTCCCGGCGGCAACATCGATGAAGGATGGACGCGCTGGGTGCTCGAGCAGTACGGCTTCGCGCCCAAGCCCATCGACAGCAAGACGGTCCGCGCCGGCAACCTCAACGCCGCCTTCGATGCTATCGTCTTCCCGTCACTCTCGCGCGACATGATGTTCAACGGCCCGCGTCCGCCACAACCTGGCGCGGCGCGCCCGGCTGCCGCAGCCGACAGCGAAGGCGGCCCGCGCTATCGCCCCGACCTCCCGCCTGACTTCCAGGACGGACTCGGCCGCGAAGGCGTCGCCGCGCTCAAGGACTTTGTCGCCAAGGGCGGCACCATCATTACTCTTGCCGCCGCCGGCGACCTGATCATTGACGACTTCAACCTTCCCGTCCGCAACTCGCTCGCCCGCGTCCGCAGCGAAGAGTTCCTCGCCCCCGGCTCGCTGCTTAACATCGAACTCGACCCGTCGCACCCGGTCGCCTACGGCATGCCGCATACCGCCGCCGCTTTCGTCGACTCCGGCATTGCCTACCAGACCTCGCTCCCCATGGCCGACACCGAGCGCTCCGTCGTGGCGTGGTACCCCAAGGATGCCGAAGACATCCTCGCCTCCGGCTGGATTCGCGGCGCCGAGCGCCTGGAGCGCAAGGCCGCCGTCGTCGCCTTCCAGCAGGGCAAGGGCAAGGTGGTCATGATCGGCTTCCGCGCCCAGCACCGCGGCCAGACCGAGGGCACGTTCAAGCTGCTGTTCAACGCCATCCGGTGGGCGGGACTGGCCGAGTGA